GCATTTCATGCTCAGACGAGCATAAACTGCCACTGATTTAAAAGCATCTTTCCGTCTGTGACAAGTTTATCAAAATATCTGCCAAGGTCAAGTAAGTCGTACTCAACAGAAACATTTaatgtttgataaataaaagcgGAATTTCATATACACAGAAAGCAAATCATTGGTtttctatttttacttttattatcattgttattatttattaataattccCCATGGAGGTGTGCACTTGTAGGCCTATTTAATCCCtatttaattatgtacatttccttttctatgttttagtgtttcttcttttcattaaaCATATTCTGGAgcgtctgtaaaaaaaaaataaaaaagaaagtaatttccccctggctGGGATAAATAAGATATatgtgattctgattctgattagaaACTCTGATTTTGTACCAATTAttcatgatcaaaaacaaagttagagAAGACCTTACCACGTATTAATCTCCTCCTCTGTGTACTCCACTCTGGTAATTGTTTGACCACTGAAGAAAAAGATATCTTCACATTTAAAAGGAATAGGGAAAATGCCTAATATTTTGTAGGATTGCTAATGTAAAGGGGTTTGTAAATGAGTTTATCTCACTGTTTGTATCCAAAGGCAATGTCGCCAATCATCTTCCTCCTCTGTCTGTAAACAGGGTCTGTGAAGCCCTGTTCAAATCAAATATAACAAGCTCTGATCACATTTTCTGTCACAACACACGAGGACTCTGCTTTATACTTACAGGATGGTCTTGGTCCAGGTCTGGATCAAATTTTGTGACCAAATGATGACATCTGTCCAGATCTGCTATTTTCTTAGGGAACCAGTGAACTGgtgcagaaaacaaacaaacaaagaaattacagtattttcagtttgtgaaacataaaaataatgaattcaTTTTACCAAAAGATTTAATAGGAATCACATTTGATTTCTTTCGTGGTTTTGACGTCCTCTGCGTTCCTTTTGACGGAGCTGATTAGGGTGCTGACGTCTGAGAGGTGAACCTCACAGCGAACAAAGTACTCCAGACCCTCCAGGTTGTCCTTCAGCTTCCGGCAGGGCCGAGTCTCCAGGTGGTGGATCTTAGATTCAAATGTCTGAAAATGCAGTCGAGACCCAAATATGTAAATGTAGCATAAAAGGATTGAGTGATTAAGTCCAATTTATGatctttaaaaacccactgtaGCACtaatttttagatttaaaaatagATTCCATTAGTGGTTCAGTGGTTAGAGTGGCTGCCTCACATTGTAAAAGGTTGTGCGTTCAAGTCCTGCTGGTGGCCCCCAGTGAGCAGGGCCTAAATCTGTGATTGACAGGTATGATTATGGAGGTATTTTCTGATCTAACACTATAATAACGTTAAAAAAGGATAAAATGAGGTAAAGAAgattattatactgtatattaacaaTTAGGACTGGGTATAAAAATGGATTTATGGATTTAAATCCATCTTTCGTTCAATGGCTGAAATCGATTTATAAGCTCctaaaatcaataatttaatacgtattttttacagtgtaataTACATTGCTGTGGGCTCATTTCTTATTGTAAACATGGATTTTTTATACAGCACAAAATTGGAGTACCTTACTATTTACAGTATTAGATATCTGAGAATCTTTCCCATATTCACATacatgggcgaccgtggctcaggtggtagtgggtcatcttctgatcgagaggttgggggttcgatcccagtacctgactatgtgtcgaagtgtccttgggcaagacactgaaccctaagttgctcccagtggtcgactagcaccttgcatggcagtcctgtcccactggtgtgtgaatgtgagagtgattgggtgaatgagctgatatgtaaagcgctttgagactgcttcagtgtggggataaagcgctatgtaaaatctagtccatttaccataaaaCTGAATATGACTGAAACATCCATGGCCGAATTGAATCACGAATCAAATCGATTTGGGAAATCTGAATCGATTGCAACGCCAATAAAAAGTGGTCAAACAAACGTTTACTCTATGAAAAATTAAACCCTGTTTATAATTACTTAGGCTGGTTTTCAGATTTCTGCAGAATACAATAACCTTTATCGATCAATCAATTATAGGTTCATAATACAAATTTCAACAAATGTGTTACACTAGAATAgtggttctaaaaaaaaataaagcctatacttttttctctcagaatatgtgttaaactaaagctaaagaatacacaaacctttacacaaattataaagtgcaaatgaatatgccacaaaacttagaaatatacaaaactttagtagatgaaaaatgttttggtatgaatgtgtagctacaagTCTATGAATGAACTACATAGCCAGTATTCAACACTGATCAACACGCCACGGCTGCCATTTTCAGCACCATCATGTTGAGATGTGAAGTGGGATAAGAACAATGGGTAAGAAgaaggggtaaaaaaaaaagaagtaaaaaccaAAAGGCCCTTGTAGGGAGGGGCAGAGTTTGgaatcatgaaaaaactcttcagcaacatTGCGACAGAAACCAAAAGACACAACATTTACAAGACACAAAACCATAGCATGTGGGCAGGTGGGTAGTGGGTCTGGGAGAGGGATGTCGGGGGTGGTGGCCAGGTGAAGGGGGGGGGAATTTCCAGCAAATTGGGGGTGCGGCATGCAGCCAGTGGCGCTTCTCGACACCTTCCAGCAGcatgaagggggggggggggggagggggtggaAGGCCGGAGAAAGCGAAGACTTGAAAGacttaaaaatatatgtaaaaactGTTGATTTTAGTTGGGGGGTAGAATATTTCAATTGCTAAAATGTGTTAAACAATGAGTTTTTAAGCAGCGtgacttgtattttaaagtaaaataagggGTTACTCTAttgctcattttttaaatttttgtttacCATGGGATTTGCGCCCTTGCCCTTTTTGTCAAActataacattttgctcagaatactgtggaaaaacaaacatatgaGCAAAACAAGCTCATGAAAGAGTGATAAtgctaattttaaaaaaatctcatttttataaataactggaattaaatatttacttttatagttttttatcatttccagtcatctccaaCCTGGTgttggaccaagactgacccctgtgttttcagttcatgtgCTAATCAAAATCATGATAAATATTATGATAAACATAAACAGttatgtttatcatttttaattaaaataatcattataatacCCCCTTCTTTAATACTTTCATTGTTAATTTCCCACTTTCTTTCTCAAGTACCTcatgtagtgccatcgcgtaccactgggggtacacgtaccccatttgagaaacactgcactagAAGATGAGGGAAAACTGCACTTTAACGTCTATAATTGGCTAAGGTCAAATGCAGCCTGTCATGCTGTTGTGTAAAAATTGGAAAACTTTCTTcaaaaaaagagtttttcaTGATCAGGTAAAAGTGAAGTTTTTATTACCTCAAACACTTTGAGGGTCCTTGACAGCGCAGTGGTCTTGGATCCCCTGAGAGTGAAGAAGATGTTGAGGAGAGCTTTTCCATCCTCCTCCTCGAACACGATCTGCTCAGTGGCCTCCGCCGCCTCCGCCGCTGCTGCCGCCGCCTCGCGCTCCTTCCGCGCGTCCTCGATCAAGCTTTGGCGTCTGCCCATGAATCTCTGAGACTGTTGGGAAAACGACCATTTTAAAAAgatggtgaataataataataatctactgACAGATATTGGCACGGGAATGATGGAAGGTAAGGCTGCTATACTACTTTTATTTTATCCTGTTTTACCCCATCCCCAAATGCGCATGAAACAAAGCTTAAAAGGCAAAGTCTCAGCTTAAACCAATTATATGGGCTTGTGTGAGTTATAAGAACAGAATGAGTATATTACATctaggttttaatatttcaaaTAGATTAAATATATATTGCTAAACTTTCATTTCCTTTGCGCGCCAAAGAGTTCCATTACTTAGTTTTGTCGGTTTTAATCACTTCCCCAGAGATAAATAGGCATCATGTCAGGTGGTCCTACCGTGATGGAGTCGGATCTCTCCAGCTCGGATGCTGCCCTGCGGATGCTCTTTGTAGAGGACGTGGAGCTGCTTGAAAGTGGCATCTTTGCACTTAAAAagtttctctctctccctctctctggaCTTTTCGTGCGTAAAAGTGAAATCTCTGCGGTTCCTTTGCACTCCGCACACTGCTGAGAGCTCTCTTCTTTACAACACACAGCTTTCCTCTTTTTATGGGATCATTTGTTTGCAGTGTGTGACGTCAATCTCACACGCATCAATCTGGTCAGAACGTACCAGAATCAGCCCAGGgtttatttatctgctgcttTGCTGTTCACATCAGAAAACATATATAGGAAGCACTCATTTTACTAGGGTTGCACGattattttcaacattattgcaGTGTAGGAATATTTAAATGATAATTGTCAATATGTTCATATGAATAACCTGACCATAACACATCAGTTTAGTcaatttattcttatttgtgatgttgttgttgttgttgttgttgttgttgctgcaagttttgagctttttttgttgtcttttcatAAGAACGCCCTTGGGCGTTGATTTACACTAAATGGAATTCTAAATTTGCTCCTTTATTTAAGTGGAAAGATTGTTTGAAGTATTGAGACATTATTAAGATAATAACATTTAATAATACCTTTTACAACACatcattcaattttttttaaaatgaatttaaataactgcattttcaacaattttatgCTTGAAATATTGAGATAGATAGTgcagtttaattttttattactttcttATATCTGGACCGGTGTTCACCCTCTAGCGGGCCTGTTCTAGCCCACTTGCCGCATGTTTGACACCACCGATCTGAACTGTCCTCGAAGtggatcagtgtgtgtttatgccTCCTGTGATTGTTTCTGGACAGATTCCACTAGAACAGATGAGTCGGTACggaatgagaaaaatataatgttttgtggtccatatttatttatttcattgtgtgtttttaaaactttatccAGACTATGCTGCAAAATTCTGGCTGTGAACCTCTTATATTCAGACATTTATTGTGggtatttatttgtgtaatcAACATTTAGACAATCTGAAGCTGTGGGTTCACTGTAGACATCCTTGCACAACAATTATAAGCTTTGACCCCAGGGTTTATACAAAGGTTAGACAAGAGAAAAGTCAGCCGTGGAAAATTAAGTCACTTTATCAGCTCAATCCAATCTCCACAGCTCCTCACAAATTAGATTTGATCATGGAGGGTAGAAACACATGTTATGCACAACGTGGGGGGAAAGGACAACACATTTCCCTGCTGCCTTGGCCACTCTGTCGGTGGAAACAACCACATCAAGTGTATCTGAACTGCTTTTGTCAGACGGTTTGGGTGGTTAACGTGATTGTGAATGATGTAGTGCGCCCACAGGCAGGAGGAGGTAAAAGGATTACTGCTGGAGCCTTGGCCACATGCTGCCACAGCAGCAATGAGGATGCAGAGGAGGTAGATTATAGGCCAACCATGGGTCTCTCACCTTAACCTGaacacacaaagtgaaaatGTGAAAGAGTACTGACGTATATCGCCCAAGGCATGGGAACTGCTGGTTCTTCCCTTTATTGGAAAGACAGAATTGGTCTGAAGATCAAAAGATGAAGAAAGTAGTCGGTGATGTAAAAGACTTTCTACTTGTTTCACAGTCTATTTATGGATGATGGAAGTGCCTTTCAAAAGGAAGTTCATCAAGATGTTATGTCTCCATATGTTGACCTTTCTTGGAAGTCATAAAACGTCCAAACAGCCAAACAATATCCAAGAAAagggaaaataataatcaatgtCATGCTTCGTTTCGTCAGTCAGTTTTGTACTTTAGTGCATttgaatcaaatcaaacataacTGCCACAGACAGAGTGAACCCTGGATAAAATCGAGTaaaaattatgtttattatatttaaacCCAAGAAATAACTACTTTTACAGAAATAATGTTATTCTGGatttactaataataataaaaaaaggaacaaatatgGATACAaatctataatctataaatACATGAGACCAATGTTTCAAGCAGTAGTCAGGTTTCTATTGGTAACACTGGTATTTGTAATCATCCAAAATAAAAAGCTATCACTCTAATTTATATTTGtgtctatatatatactgtatatatatatatatatatatacccatCATAAACATAATCATAATTatcatcattaattattaattttttctaatatatatataaatatattagaaaaaattaataattaatgatgataattatgattaagctgggtgctgtgtcacaattcaatttctccacacttgttgCCAGACTGGCTGAACCGATTACACGACACAATAAGCACATAATgcacaacatcacatctcattctcactttaaaacatgaaactcttccccaccccttcatTTCCTACCCTgcgactccctcttccctgttcccttcccccctaGGTGcaacactgctctctctttttatatatcttccataaaaataaagtgtttcttacctttccttaggaagagctggtgatggtcacaattatgcaataaaatcaattcatttatttaattgcaataacaaaacatgcattattgtcttaaaaagattggacttcttgtagtgttgacctttgacagcatatgcagaaaagaagaaaaaaatatgtcattgtgtggtgtttttaaacatcaTTTTTACAGTCAGTTTAAGTGTTtgataaacatgtaaaaaaatgattactgcaTGGTTTCTGTGTGAGTATTACATTGCattgattatttattcacaCTAGTTTTTAAAGTGTTAGTAGATTGAGACTTTGTTAATGTTTAAGTTAGGgaatccagaaaaaaaaaaataaagggatAGGATTAGATACGTTTTTATTTCTTCTCCTTTTCgttcatttaaatgtaaaacatgtaaaagatgctatttttaaattgtcattTACGTGAttgaaataaagtaataaatcaaatcaaatatttgTGTCTCGATTAAACTTAAAtgatatcaatcaatcaatatgtatttataaaaaaaaacacttttcatgCAATTTTCATGCAGAGAGATGcaattcaaagtgcttttaaacaTACCCACCCTGTACAAACCCCACCcaccgcacacagacacacacgttaaaagaaggacaatggcacatgtCTGGGTAGAGAAGATCTAGGTAAAGAGACATCACAAGGAGccgtctgcaccaggagcaggacacCGGGGGAACAGGGCGCCGGGACAGAGCCCCCAGTTCAGCAAAGCAGCAGGAGCTATTCACCATCACTGAGGGCCACGAGACGGACAGCACCACTGGAGCCagagcccatcacagccccCAGTGCAGAGGGCTCTCTGCaaggaaacactgggatagtaatcctaaaacaaaacacaacataaaatattacaatcctaaaattattagaaaaaaataacagtatTATTACTGTTCAGAATTTTAAATTTATGGCTTtattttttaaggcttttttccTGTTACTTCACAGTGGTTGACAATgtgaaaacaaaaactacaaaaatgaaaataaaaataattttattttttaataattttgtttttactgagAAGGTTCCACATCAATGGACACCGTTTTGCTTTGATGGTAACATCACAGAGGTTTCAAAGACAAAAGGACACTTTTGTATGAAGACAATAACTTCATAAGTGATCCGTTTTCAAGATTCACAAATGATGACGCAGCCCTCCGGATCTGTTCACGTAAGCTCACCTGCAGAAGAAGTCTTTTCTCTAACCATCTTGTACAGATGACTCATTGTCATCATGGATCTGAACCCCATATTACTTATTCCAGGTATAGTGAACCTTTTGTTTGAAGTGAGGCACTTTAAGGGGCAATACCTTTCTGCCATTCACCTCTCTGTGTTTATCCAATTCCCATCTTCCTTTCTGGAAGTGTCAGACGTGGCAACAAATGACGGGATGATAATTATTGCAATTATCTATTGATTCAGCTGCAGCGCTGAGGCTTTGTGAGTGTCAGCCTATTGCTGCATAATTGTGGGACTTCAGACGGGCTAATTGCAGCTAACAGGACCAGCTGGGCTACTATTCATCATCCTCctcatttctttctcctctctctTATGTAGTAGGAACCTTTGTGGGGGTCATTAGACCGATCCTGTTGATGAAAGTGAAAGACAACTCAAAATGGATCTTCTATTAATTATAATATGTTGGATAAACAACCCTAAAATGAAACTTATCTGCCGGTAATCCCTTGTGTGTAACTCACTGGAATTCCATCTATGAAGAAGCGCgttcttagggttagggttttcccttatacaatgacaataaatgtgATCTTATTTTGGGAATTGTATTTTCTAAAATCATCGTATATGCTAGTATGATTAGCTGTTTCTCTGTTAGCAGTTAGCACCTTCAGCTCTATACGTACGATGGGAAAAGTTGTACCTCCAATTGGACTTTGTCCAAAGTAaggcaacaataaaaaaaaaaaagtgtaatttatcTACCAGCCCCCcagtgaaatatatatattttaaattaaatcacaaaaaatatcaGAGCAACAAAATCACTTAAAAGAttgtaaaacataaatatgattGGGCAATTTAAAATTTGAAATTCTCTATGTGatcattttgctacattacaaaCTTCAGAGAAGAGGCTCTGCTACtgttatgtttattattaatcattGTGTCCATAGTTTTAATCAAGAACTATTtcttttctgattaaaattatactaaaaaaaaaaaaaaaaaaaaaaacgtaaataaaattagaaaaagaatgCCTAAGGtttttctctaccttcttcccAGGTCTTTTGATTGAACAGCTCTGAGTACAGATGACAAGAGTAGTACTATTTATCAGTTTAATTTATTCTAATTAGTCGCAAGCAAAGTTTTAGCAGACACACACATGTGAGTATTAGAAGCAAGACTGTGTGGACAGAGAATTGGGGGTAGACATTTTATCTTCTTGGGCTGTGTGTGCCGCAAACGTGTTTTGGCTGTTATGGCACATGGTGTCCAGCCAACTGCATCATGGCCTTAAGGTTGTGGGAAAACTAGTGGTGTCACTTTAAAAGTAACTAAGTTTCCCTGCTGcgtggttcaagggtgtgcaacgtcggatttgtttggacgccccacctTCTGAGTCGacggactcagtgatgatgtcatcagtcctagcttgatgatgtcatcagtcctagctctacagtaatgatgtcatcagttagaacattagaacattagaacattggcCTTACCTAGTCAGAGCCCACCCCCATgccccacccattttggaacattggaatattagaacattagaacactGATCCTACCTCAACAGTGACTGTTGCTTGCGGAACGTgcgcatggctgctgcttgattcAAGGCTGTGATGTCGGATTTTTTTGGACTGCATTGATACCCTTAATAAATtgtctataaaagcaaggaatttcataaatgttttacaaattctgtgtgcatctaaactgactgttgtggattagTGACACTAAACGAGCGCGGGCCGAGTCTGTTCCGGTCTGAGGAGATCCGGATCCACGAAGACAACAAACTGAAATCAGAATTGGTGGgattcaactccctacagtgtccttgctaaaagccaaaatatatggaAACAcgatagttatcactctacacatttcacatcaaacctaaatgtccctgacgatTCACGTACACAATCTCATTTGGCTATCCATGTaaaagctactgaacctcccactgTAGTGCCCGTAGAAAGTATACATACTTTCTACGGGCACTACACTACATCATTTCTTGTCCACACTGGTTTAATTTGAATCCCATTCAAGTAATGATTTTTATAACGCAGACCAAGTACAGTCGTGATGAAGTCCAGAGGATCTCTGAGAAACGTGCGCTGATAGACTCTGAAACCAGATGCTATCAATGCACGTGCCGTGTTGGGGTCCATGTTAACAGAGGGCTACACGTAACTACATTGGCAACATGACACAGTGTCAAAGAGCAaccgtagcagtggaggcaGTCAATGAGGAAAACAGGCTCCAGGTTTTGATGCatcagtttatttttaatttacaccACAAGCACAGTGTACTACTTCAATCTCCAATCAACTCTCTACTGAACAGAATGAAGGTCCCTATATACAGGTGCACCACTAATAagcctgtaccaagcatggggtgacatTTAATTTGCAcattaaaagtacaacataaatatttacacaaacaatTCCTAACAGACACCATCACAAACAATAACACTGTTTTAATATCATTAATCTTATTTACATCCCttaaattattaaactacatatttacattgagTTACAAACATCAAGCTCCCCTGTTCCTAGTCTCTgcttggtctctcccacctggaactataaaaaggtgtccaaaGCCCCAGGGAATTATTTTACCCGAACACCTCaagaaagaggaagagagcatgCACAGGTAAGCTTTGTTGAAGGTCACATTTCAATCACATGCAGAATACCAGAACATGTcattgttttatctttcatgtcactgctaagttatttatcaattaaactgaaatgtattttctgtgtttatcactagatgaatcctgtggcctgaaccatgtgcttcaccACCTGCCTTCCTGATTACAtgacaaataaattcattaaaccaatacaacaaaatgtgttttcttaatttgattaaacactgcagtttgtcacagtattacaatttacctttttaaaattacaacagTCCATAAGTGTAACGTCACCTCGTCGTTACACACAGTAACATATAACACACTTACGTGGTCTGTCAACTTTGCTCAGAAGATACTTTAGTGCTTAAATGTATTGAAGTACAGCTGCTCCGTGAGTCCGCGGACAAGTCGGCCCGTTTACAAGCAAGCACACTCGCGCCATCACAACACCCTGTTTCATTCGGCTTTTTTGGGTGAGAAATGTTTCGGTGGCAGGAATTTTGATGCATCACTAGATCTCATGGTTGGGTTTAATTATAATGGATAATTATTATTGgtaattttaaaaagctgttgctgtcgtaatcataattaaattgtcaattataattttatgcacaactagggaaccatgttactGTTCTATGAACAGTtcttcacatactgtatgtagttaacactTGTTAAAATAGGAAGGAAGTCTAACATATTAAccagataggaaagaaattaattGATAGATATTAGCGTTAtcacaagagatgctaacagaaagctaacacaagaggaaggttaacttttactatgttatttatttgtgtcagtaattgtcattatttgtaaatagggatgtaacgattaaggcagttaaaaatcgattcataaatATCGCCGTTGAcattgatactttgaaaattgaatcgcagtactttttttaaacagcagagggcgctatatatttatcccttctcttgtccagcagtgtacgcggcgggcagaatctgctactactttctttttggccgccttatactcttaaacatgttcataaatgattccttacccctttagcaccgaaagaatatcgtAATATTacctgaatatctgtaaaagtcacgtttttctattagctatgtctgctagcatagcatctcttcttcactgcatgaatatctgcatgccaaccgaccactgtgttaccagcgccctgtgctggtccaaacaaatatctgacgtaaatacagggcagactttttttaagtccaattgttaaggcacaaaatacattttcagttgcacttttaaaaagtaaaaactatgatgcagttttgcattgtctactatagaaccagaatttaaattaataggcttcatttgtattattcctttattttatttcattcaagatttatttttagttaaattgcattgttttgaatagtttatcaaaggattcttttgataatgaaaaataaaaggaaaatggtacagtatttcaaaaaataaaggaatatttttcagtcatttgtgtacaaataaattgtgagagaatcgtatcgtgaactcagtatcatgaatcgaatcgtatcgggagttgagtgaatcgttacatccctatttgtaAATTAacttagtaattgagaatgtaatcgtaattgactttctgaggatagaaaataattgtagtttaattgtaattggaaaaaatgctggtcactgcaatcataactgaattgtaattgaacatgggtaaatgtaattgtaactgaaaaatgtaattgaacttaaCGCTGCCAGATCTTATATACTGTACgtatatattttttcctttatttttgtaaacccaatgactttctgtttttgtgtggcAACCAAATTCAGGTTTCGGTTCGAATGAAGATTCAAGAGCATTCCCTGTATCTTTGCTCACATCCCTGatgtaggtaaaaaaaaaaataactgcccGTCACATCTGTgtgattgtttttgtgtatgtcAAAACACAGCTGCCAAGTGAAATGAGTAATCACACTGAGTGCTGCTCTGATTCCCCTGTCTGCACGTGTAATGAGTGCCGTGGCACAAAGTGTTGCCAGGGTGGGAAAGTAGTTAAGAGATGAGTGCTCAATGGTCCGTGTCAACTGCCGTCATCGCGGCACTGCCATCGTGGCAGGTAAGTACAGCTGTGACTGTGACATGACCGCAACACTGCTGATGATTGAAAAGAATCACTTCATACTTGGCTTTTATTCTGAACTTGAGCGTGTTTTTCTGAAAGCAAaaactttttacatttatactTAAATTTCTCAAATTGAATAACCAATATAgtttaatgtattgttttgtaCATAAATACGATACCTTCATTGGTTCCTGTGATATTTCAGAGAAGCAGCAGCTGTAACCTTTTCCACTAGTTGTTAATTGCTCCGCAATATGTAATCGAAGCTGGAGGCTGCACATGTTGTGCAACTTGTTCAACATGTCATTTGATTCTAAATGTCACATCTGATTAGTCTGATTCTGTTCCGGATTTATCCATAACTACTGAGTGTGTCACATCTGTTACGCTCAGCAGGTTGAAAGTCCATAAGAAGCTTCAAGTCATTCAACAACAATTTGCATCATTCACTCTTACATGCTTTGAGTGTTTACTACTTAAATAGTGAAGTGACGTTGATTTTTTGCTGACTGGCCACAGAGAGTGTAAAACTCATAGTGTATGCGTAATGTCCGCTGAGTAAGGAAAGATGAATACTTGCTTTGAAATTTATTTCCTACTACTCAGCACCTTCAAGACATCAGACATCCCTGAATGATCGGAAGCTTTAATGTGATTGTTAGTAAGTAGTCCCTGGGTGGTGTCAGGGTCACAGGAGCAACACACTCAGGTTGTTGTAACATCACCACTTTCCCCTCCAGCAGTGGCACGATGTATTGTGACTGCAGAGACTCCTAATTTGATTTCCCTTTCCTTAATGGGCCTGTGTAATCTGGCTACCCGCAGGGCCAGGCTATTGCTGCTCATGATGAAAATCAAGCCTCCGAAAAACTTTACCAGCAGCTCGAGAAGTGCTTTTTCTTTAGAAAACTAGCGgtccccgcgaccctgaaaaaagaacaagcgggtcagaaaatggatggatggaaaactaGCGGTACTTAAATGCAGGAGGCAACCAGTCAAATGA
This genomic window from Gouania willdenowi chromosome 6, fGouWil2.1, whole genome shotgun sequence contains:
- the th gene encoding tyrosine 3-monooxygenase isoform X2, which produces MPLSSSSTSSTKSIRRAASELERSDSITSQRFMGRRQSLIEDARKEREAAAAAAEAAEATEQIVFEEEDGKALLNIFFTLRGSKTTALSRTLKVFETFESKIHHLETRPCRKLKDNLEGLEYFVRCEVHLSDVSTLISSVKRNAEDVKTTKEIKFHWFPKKIADLDRCHHLVTKFDPDLDQDHPGFTDPVYRQRRKMIGDIAFGYKHGQTITRVEYTEEEINTWREVYSTLRDLYSTHACSEYLEAFRLLERHCGYSPDNIPQLEDVSCFLRERTGFLLRPVAGLLSARDFLASLAFRVFQCTQYIRHASSPMHSPEPDCVHELLGHVPMLADRTFAQFSQHSLSDEPEVREFDPETAAVQPYQDQDYQPVYFVSESFSDAKEKFRAYVAGIKRPFSVKYDPYTSSVEVLDNPLKIQGGLEGLKDELKVLTDAIGVLS